The genomic interval agtactcttgcctggaaaatcccatggaccgaggagcctggtaggctgcagtccaagggttgctaagagtcggacacgactgagcgacttcactttcacttttcactttcatgcattggaggaggaaatggcaacccactccagtgttcttgcctggagaatcccaggaatggtggagcctggtgggctgccgtctatggggtcacacagagtcggacacgactgaagtgacttagcagcagtagcagtatcagCAGTACATAACTTAAATTCATATATAAAACTTCATATAGGAGTTCCTTTTGAAGAGTTAAAACAAATATGAAGAACCTCAGATTTgtgatgaagaaaaacaaagcaatgaaGCTCTTAGTAGAAGTATACACTTAGATAAAAATTCAATTATTCTCCCTGGCTCAATACCAGTAACTATTCTCCATTTCAAGTTTATCTTGAGTGCTTTTACATTAATGTTTTTAATCCAGATGGCTTCATCTTGTCCAAAGTATATATGTCATAACGCCATAATGTAAAAAAACTAAAAGGTAAATATTATACATGTATAGAGAAAGTCTGAAATCCACACTTATCCATTGATAAACtgtattataaaatagaaattaaaaataaaagagatatgTCACATAGAACCTTTAATATGCTTTTTCTGATTAGAGAATTCTTCTGTACTTTTGTCTGTAAATGCAACTGCGGAAGACAAACCAAAAGCAATTAGCTTTTCTATTTCCGTATGATGTTGTGACCAACTTTTCCCATTGTTTTCTCGTGTCACTGGCTGGTATGATATGATCTAAGCTTTCCCCCTTTATACTTACAACCCTTCAGCACTTGCACCTGGCAAGGGGATGAGTGGAGGAATGGAAGTGGCATACTTTGGGAATTCCAGGAGGGAACGTGGTGGAGAGAGAGGCAGTCACATGTTCAGTCTCTACTTAGTACTGACGCTCTGGAAAAATCAGCTGACAGCTGCCATGTGGATTAAAAGGTCAGGTAGAAAAGATCCAGGCAGTTGTTTTGAGGTAGAAAAGAGAACCATCTTCTAAACTTTTAAGTCCACAAGCTTTCCATCTTTGGGGGTTTTGAGACGGAGGCTTGGTGGCTGCCCCTTTGGCTCCCTGTCCTGGAATCTGCTGGCACTTAGAGTCAAGGAGGACTCTGGTTTTGGCTGATGTTTCACTCCCCTGGGTACCTCCCAGGAGGAGCTGTGCCCATAGCCACAGTGATGGCTACAAACTTGTGATATATGCTCTGCACACAGGTCTGTAAAGGGAGCAGGGTTGCAGTACAGGAAAAAACAGAAGTGAAGATTTTGTGGTAAttcaagaagtaaaataaaacctATGAAGTGCACCAGAGCTGGCataaagaacaggaaaaagaaaatagaggaagTACTGCTAAAAGCAAATGGACAGGTCTAATGTGcgtgggtgtgtgtgagtgtgtgtgtgtatgctcagtcgctcagttgtgtccaactctttgtgactccatgggctgtagccgtccaggctcctctgtccatgggatttcccaggcaagaatactggagtgggttgacatttcctactctagggcatcttcccgacccaggaattgaactcgcatctcctgcattggcaagcgaattctttactactgagccatcggGAAACCCCCTAATGTGTATACAGAAGACTTTAAGAAAGACCACCTGAAGGTTCTCATCACAAGACTCAATCCAAGACTCTAGTTCAGGGTGAAGGGCAAAGCATGAAGCAGCATCCCTTGGAGAGCAAGTTCAAGATACCCAGAAAGCCTGAGCCCATGATGCTCACCAGCCAGACTTTCTATTCAGAGACTTGTCATGGCATTTCACAAATATCACAGGTGACTTTCCTTTCTGCAGATAAGACATTTTCTCCCGGGAACAGAAGATCACCCTGTGGAAGAAATTGTATGTCAACACAGCATATTGGAACAATAAAAATGACTTCAAAAATAAATGCTTCTGTCAGGGTTTTCTGAAACTCACATGATTCTTCTGACTGTTTTGATATTTCCAATAATTAACTATTTATACTCAGGCCATTCCAGTCAGCAACACATCTGAATCAGATGGTTATTTGCAGGCTTAATGCACTGTTTGGCAATAAAGCTCGTTCATTAATATAGACTGGCATACAGATAGCCTGGAGCAGGTTTAAAATCACCAGGCTCTTAGAAAAAGATGATACAAGATCAACTTTACCACTTCTTAGTGTTTGCATTAAGGAATTCAGAAATCAGCCTTCAACTGGCCCTGCTAGAGAAACATTACTCTGTATGGCTTCTCCATTCACAACTTCTTTCCCTCCCCAACTTTGgttataaaagaaaatgacaaaagagaaatatattatTGATCCTAACTTAAAGAGTCATTTTTATTTACAGTAATGGTATACTGAAGTTTACAAAATCCCTGTACATTCAGTatgaaagacagtgaaagtgtagttgcttagtcgtggccgactctgcattcccatggactgcagcctgccaggctcctctgtccatggaattcgccaggcaagaatactagagtgggtaagccatttctttctccaggggatttcccaacccatggattgaacccaggtctcctgcactgtaggccgattctttaccttctgagccaccaaggaggccccATTCAGTGTAAAAGTTTTAAATCCTCTGAGGCTCTCCATGCAATTCATTTTATAGATCTATGTGGAtttgggtggggagagaggatgagattatCTTGGAATCTCATCCTTCTTGAAGaggttggtttttattttattaaaaaaaaatatttggctaTTTCTCTTGGCATGTGggttagctccccaaccagggactaaacccataCCCGCTGCAGTGGAAACTTCCAATCTTAAcaactgaactgccagggaagtcctaagaggTTGGTTTTAATCTCTGAATGTCCCAGTGGCATCACTAAGGTTCTCTGCATAACTGTTTTGTGCTTGCAGGAATCAATGTTAAATGAGAAGTCGAAATTTTTGACTTCTAATCTCAGCTTTACTCAATGATTGTGGCAAATcagtttatgttttctttccatgAAATGCAGAAATACCATTACTTCTCtagtataataataaaataatactcttaaaaataataataataattttataggtATATAGTTTTAAATGAATTGCAAAGAGAGCCTCAGaggatttaaaacttttatactgaatggggcttccttggtggctcagaaggtaaagaatctgcctacaatgcaggagagctgggttcaatccgtgggtataggtatatagttttaaaaacaaagcctACTAAAGTTTCACCTGAATGTTGGAGGCTCCAGAAATACTATTTCTAGGTAAAGACATTTGAGTGAATCGGAAGTGAATGGagaaaaattaattactttttttgaGTCTCTCCTGCCTTTACTCTGATCTTCCCAATATCAAAGCCGGGGCTGCTCCACCAGTTGGACCAGCTGAAGTAGGAATCGCTAATCCATTTGAGTTTCAACATTAGCAATTCTCCAATATCCACCTCCGTGTAAAGTAGAAAGGAGTATGTCTTATTTGTGGAAACTTCAGGCCTGAATAAAAGATCAACATATTTGGTTAGTTCTGAAAATCAgaattctttccctttttcttcttcctaaaaggtaaatagctttattgtttggggaatattttaaaaatgcaaaaaatgtcCAACAAAATACACAAGATGAATGTCCATGGCACTTAGCATATTTTGAAAGATGGCTACACCCTTTTAAAGTATTCCAAATTTTATCCTAACAATATGAATTATGTAATAGAATTCCTAAGAGAAAAATTCATAAGTCCATCATTTAgagatattattttcattttcatatatttccttcctttgtcACAATCATAGTGTACATGcaattctctattttttctttattcacttcATGTTTTACCTTCCACTTTTTAACATGCTTTACCTAGTTTTCTATAACTACACTTTTTAGAGGCTAggttgattttattgatttgttgaACCACAATTCACTTAACCATTGCCTCAGTTTTGGACACTTACTTTGCTTCTAATTTATGCTATTATGGGTACCACTGTAATGAAcatcttttgccttttaaaaaatttaaaggttttaaaaaaatttcctattGAGTACACCTGTTTTTAGGAGTCCTATGCCAGGggtctgggatctaatgcctgataatatcaggtggagctgatgtaataataataatcaagcGCACAATTCATGTAatgcgcttgaatcatcctgaaaccatcccccatctcccagtccgtggaaaaattgtcttccacaaaatagGTCCCTGGTGACAAAAAGGTTGGGGCCTGTTATCCTATGCCCTTTCTGTTCCTCAGACTGACGGTCAGGGCAGGTAACAGTGCCATGATAAGCCCCCATGCTGAAGGTAAAATTCTGTGGCTACTCACAGGGTAAAAGGGATGTTCTCGCTCTCAGCCACAGTGCCATACAGAGAGATCTCGAAGGCCTGGTTGGTGTATGTATTActctcagttccagaaaaatgtatcTTTACTTGGTAATGGAAGACTGTAGAGAGAAAATCAGAACAAGCTCTTATCAGTCTTTATGGAAACACTGCAGCACAAACAAGCAGGCACTCTCAACAGCAGACTGCATCTTACTAGTGATCAACAGGaagcattcatacatgactataaATGTGACTCAGAAAGATTGCTTCATATCTGTACAGTGCTTACTACTAGAATATTCAGGCTTTGAATTCTACTTCCTTGCAGAAGAGTGTGGTTCTAGTGGATAGGAAGAATCCAGGTATATCTGACTTGGTAAGCAGATCCAGAAAGTAATCATCTTTGATCGGGTACTGGGCTTCCTAAgcaactcagatggtaaagaatctgcctgcaatgcaggagactcagattcgtAACAAAATGGGAGTATCTTAGAAGGTTTGGTATATTCCTCCTTCTCAAGACTAGTTCTATTTTCAAATACAGGTGGTTCCTGCCTTCACTTAAAGCAGACTTTGTTGTTtagtagttcagttgtgtccaactcttttttgaccccatggactgcagcccaccaggctcctctgtccatgggattctccaggcaagtatactggagtgggttgctatttccttctgcaggagatcttcccaacccagggattgaacctgtgtctcctgtattgtagtcagattctttaccgctgagccacctgggaagccccaaagcagaTTTTAGGAGTTGGCATCCTTTTTCTGCAAAGGATGAGAGTAAAGAGTTTAGGTTTTGCGGGCCACATAGTCTCTGTCTCaaccactcaactctgccatGGAGGCATGAAAGCAGCCTTAGtcaatacagaaataaattaatgTGGTTACATTCtaacaaaagttttttttaaagaagcagatGATGGGCTGGAATTGGTTCAAGGGCCATAGTTTGATGACTGTGTATGAATGGTTTCAAATGAACTCAGAGCCTGGTACTAATGTGGTGACCCATGCTAATGGGCACAAGCACAGAGGATGGTGGCAGGCAGAACTGATGCACAGGGTGGTGCTGTTGTGCCCTGGGCCTTACTAGCAGTGGGAATTAGGAACTCCAGCAACATGGATTAGTGCAACTTCCTCTCTACCAACAGAAACACAAATGAGGGCTCAGAACTTAGCAACATTGTTTTATCATCTCTATTGCAATGGACAAAATCAGTACATGTGATGCAACAAgcatgataataaaaaaaaataggatcaaATCCATTTTCCTATTTACAACAGTCTCCAGCCTACCTTTGTAAGGCATCTGAGAACGAGTCTTCAGGTACATCTTGCTGCTTCTTTTGGCTCTGACCTTGTTGATCTCGTAGCCCATGTTGTTGCAACGGTTCTTTCTGCAGCTCAGGCAGAGACCTTTCTCAAAGGCTTCTTTGGAATTGCACCGGTAGGCCTTACTTGGATTTTCTTCATTCAACAGAGAGTCAATGAAGAGATGAACGGAACGCTCATGGGAGCACTTCACTAGCTGATCCACATCTGGGGAAAAAGAGACACAAGGAACATTTCAACTCTGTGACAGTTCACAATGAGTGTTTCATCTTGCATGTCTAATATAGCTGAGATGTGGTGTTAGAACAAAATGATCTCCTTGATTGTAGGTCCTATTTAAGGAGGCACTCTTGATAACAGCTTCTTCCCTACCCCAAGAGTGTTAAAGCTGCCAATTTTATCAGGAACTTTAGATGCTTCTGCTGTCTTATATTTGTGAGTATGTTTATGAAGCTGTAATAAGGACATCCAAGATAGAAGTTGATTTCCCCCAGTTCATCACACCTTTTGCTTATATTGAAAGTATATAATACCTCTAGATGCTTCTGGAAGTATACCCCTAGAAACCACATCATAGGTATAATTGCCATATTAACAGCATTTTATCATAGATACTATGAATAATTGAGGAGTGTGTCACTGTTCATGATTTTTAcattaaattatagaaataatagacttaataattatttctataatttctataattataaaatgtattatttctatatttctataaTTATAGAATTATAGAATTATAGAAATAATCAGCAATGTCATAAAAGTACAGCTTTTTATCATAAGCTTTTTTACAGATTAAAATTAGTAACATTATGCTATAAATTCTATAACATAGGCCCAAAACACCAGAGTATATTGGTTATAGGTAGGTCCCATTGTCCACAAGGTATGCAAAGGTCTGttaaaacaaatcataaaattaacacacactaACATGATTATTCAACattaaaaactaatattaaactgtattttcttcttaaaaagttGGAATATTTATTGTTCGGGAATGGTGATTTGTACATCTCTTTAAAAGGCTGGCAAAAGAAATTTGGACTAATTGACATGTCCTTTACTTTTAGTAGAATTAAAAATAACTCTACTGGTTTTGCACTGTATTCAAAGTTTAATGTGTAGCAAGACAATACTTTTTCAAAGGCAAGGCAGTTTTCTTGCCATctcactgtttgtttgtttttcccttttattactGCAAGTGCAGTACTCAGTGCAGCTTACAATATAATACAAGATGAAATGTCTATCTGACCCCAGGAAGTATTGAGGCTCCAAGGTGAGCATGCTAAAATGTGACAGACTTCTTCAAAAACACATCTTGGCTAGATGTATATTCAAACTATGTACTTGAGGAGAATGGTAGGGCACTTGGTCAGTAAGAGTTAAGACAACAACTACATTTAGTTAACTTCTGAATTATATTTACCTCCAAGGCCTCTCTCTGCAATCACACGGAGAGCTTCCCCAATGTTACATCCTGGTTGGAAAGTGCCTCCGTTAGGGTAAATGTCCACATGCCCTACTGGTTTCTGGATTCCGATACTTCGACCTGGTGACCCCCTGGTGAATGTGTGTAAAACGTCTACAAATTCCGCATCATCAGGAGAAAGGCGACTTGGAGCTTCTGCATACTCGAAGTTAGGTCCAGCTGGATCTAAGCCTTAGAGGGAAAACAAAAAGTcctcaaagatttttatttatttatatatttggctgcatgAGGTCTTAGTTGTGCAtgtgggatttttctttttatcacatGGGAACTTTCCTTTGGGCTGCATGAATTCTCTAGTTGAcgtatgtgggcttagttgctccaccacacgtgggatcttagctccccaaggagagatggaacctgtgttcccttcatgtgaggtgaattcttaaccactagaccaccagggaagtcactcagaGATTTTTAAATTCCCATTAGTTTTAGTCTCCATCAGTATCATCTTAGCATTCCATTGCTCATCATTTGAATGTAACTGGCAGTTACAGATTGTTATCAGCTCCAATTCTGTATTGACTGAGTTTTAAATTACTGAGATTCATAAGAGAAGGCTTATCTCTTcttcaaataaaatttgaatttttcaaaCTAATCATTAAATAACAATTTTCACACAGGATGACTTGATTCCCttttgtaaattatttctgtGCCTGGTTAGAAGGCTTGTAAATAGTGTTgggctctttcttcctctctacaCAGGCCAAACTATCTATTGCCATTGGCCTGGATGACAGGTCTCCTTTTTCCAAATGGCCTCTGGTGCgggtcctttttctttctctccagtaTTGATGTGAGAGGTGACAGATATGTGTGCATACACTATCATTGCACAGAGCAAAGGTTTGTTTCTGAGATGCCACTGGGCGTTCTGTGTTTAACTCTGCATCGTTTCTCTTCTTCTGCCA from Bos mutus isolate GX-2022 chromosome 8, NWIPB_WYAK_1.1, whole genome shotgun sequence carries:
- the LPL gene encoding lipoprotein lipase; this translates as MESKALLLLALSVCLQSLTVSRGGLVAADRITGGKDFRDIESKFALRTPEDTAEDTCHLIPGVTESVANCHFNHSSKTFVVIHGWTVTGMYESWVPKLVAALYKREPDSNVIVVDWLSRAQQHYPVSAGYTKLVGQDVAKFMNWMADEFNYPLGNVHLLGYSLGAHAAGIAGSLTNKKVNRITGLDPAGPNFEYAEAPSRLSPDDAEFVDVLHTFTRGSPGRSIGIQKPVGHVDIYPNGGTFQPGCNIGEALRVIAERGLGDVDQLVKCSHERSVHLFIDSLLNEENPSKAYRCNSKEAFEKGLCLSCRKNRCNNMGYEINKVRAKRSSKMYLKTRSQMPYKVFHYQVKIHFSGTESNTYTNQAFEISLYGTVAESENIPFTLPEVSTNKTYSFLLYTEVDIGELLMLKLKWISDSYFSWSNWWSSPGFDIGKIRVKAGETQKKVIFCSREKMSYLQKGKSPVIFVKCHDKSLNRKSG